From Phragmites australis chromosome 5, lpPhrAust1.1, whole genome shotgun sequence, a single genomic window includes:
- the LOC133919882 gene encoding soluble inorganic pyrophosphatase 6, chloroplastic-like translates to MATAATASATAVTCFTRLAGAGLRRSRLPTHVRFQRRGLTTTALLRTAELRPKEQGQSETLDYRVFLVDGGGRKVSPWHDVPLRAGDGVFHFVVEIPKESSAKMEVATDEAFTPIKQDTKKGNLRYYPYNINWNYGLFPQTWEDPTSANSDVEGAFGDNDPVDVVEIGESRANIGDVLKVKPLAALAMIDEGELDWKIVAISLDDPRASLVNDVDDVEKHFPGTLTAIRDWFRDYKIPDGKPANRFGLGNKPTSKEYALKVILETNESWEKLVKRNIPAGELSLA, encoded by the exons ATGGCGACGGCGGCCACGGCATCCGCGACGGCGGTGACCTGCTTCACCCgccttgcgggcgcgggcctCCGGCGCAGCCGCCTGCCCACCCACGTCCGCTTCCAGCGCCGGGGTCTCACCACCACCGCGCTCCTCAGGACCGCCGAGCTCCGGCCCAAGGAGCAGGGCCAGTCCGAGACCCTCGACTACCGCGTGTTCCTCGTCGACGGCGGGGGCCGGAAGGTGTCGCCGTGGCACGACGTGCCGCTGCGCGCCGGCGATGGGGTGTTCCACTTCGTCGTCGAGATCCCCAAGGAGAGCAGCGCCAAGATGGAGGTTGCCACCGACGAGGCATTTACGCCCATCAAGCAGGACACCAAGAAGGGCAACCTCCGATACTACCC GTACAATATTAATTGGAACTATGGGTTATTTCCTCAAACATGGGAGGACCCAACTTCTGCAAATTCCGATGTTGAAGGAGCATTTGGAGATAATGATCCTG TTGATGTTGTTGAGATTGGTGAAAGTCGTGCTAATATTGGGGATGTTCTTAAGGTGAAACCATTGGCAGCTTTAGCAATGATTGATGAGGGGGAGCTTGACTGGAAAATAGTGGCCATTTCATTGGATGACCCCAGAGCATCTCTTGTGAATGATGTGGATGATGTTGAGAAACATTTTCCG GGGACACTGACTGCCATCAGAGATTGGTTCAGAGACTACAAGATACCGGATGGAAAGCCTGCCAACAGATTTGGCCTTGGCAACAAGCCCACAAGCAAG GAATATGCCCTGAAGGTCATACTGGAGACCAACGAATCATGGGAGAAATTGGTGAAAAGGAATATCCCTGCTGGAGAGCTCTCGTTAGCCTAA